The Deinococcus betulae genomic interval GCGTGCTGTTGCCTGAGGCGGCTCTTACATCAATCAGGCATTGCCCTCCCAATTCAGTCAGGTCTCTGGGGCTCAGCAGGCCACTGCTGGGCCACGCTCAGCACCGCCTCCAGGCCACGCCGGGTGGCGGCCAGCGCTTCGGGCAGACGCCACACGGCCCGGTCCCGTGGTCCCACCGGATTACTGACGCCGCGCACCTCCAATGCCGGCACACCCGCCAGCAGCGCCGCATGGGCCACGCCGGCGCCCTCCATGCCTTCAGTCAGGGCACCGGGCCAGCGCTCTGCCAATGCCCGCGCCCCTTCGTGCGAGCCGGTTACGCTGCACAGCGTCAGGGCCGGCCCACAGGCAGCGCCGGCCACGCGCGCCGCCTCCACCGCGCCGGGCCAGACCGGAAAGACTGCCCCCTGGGTGCGGTCTGGCTGCACCGACAGCCCCAGGGCGTCCAGAGGCAAAAAGGTTTCCCCATCCCAGGCTCCCAGGTCGGCCTGCACAATGACGCTGGCCACCGCCAGGTCGCCCGGCACCAGGCCCGAGCCAGGGTAGGCCCCGCCAATGCCGGCACTGACCACCAGGTCGGCGGGTGTCTGAGTCAGGGCGCGTGCGGTGGCGAGCGCCGCCGCCACAGGGCCCACGCCGCTGACGACCACCCGCGCACCGGGGCCAGCCTCCAGGTCGCGCAGCCGCTCGGCCTCACCAGCGGTGGCCACCACGATCAGAACGTTCATGCCCGCAGGCTAGAGCAGGTGACGGAGGCGTGCGCGGGCTGGAGGTGGAGGCTCATGCGGACACTGGTTGACTCACCTCTGCCCATCAGTTGAAGTGGGCTGACGGCTGCGGCGTGCTCCCCTTGCTTCTGGCCCGAGGGGTGAACGGCACAGCCAGAATCCGGATAAGGTGGCCGCTATGACCCTCTTTCGGCTGGACGGTAAACGCGCCCTGGTCACGGGCGGCAGCAAAGGGATCGGGCTGGCCGCTGCCCACGATCTGGCGCGGCTGGGTGCCCACGTTACGTTGGCGGCGCGCGGCGAGGAGGCGCTGCGCCGCGCCGCGGACGCCCTGGGCGCGCGCTGCGTCGTGGCGGACGTGAGCACGCTAGAGGGCGTGCAGGCCGCCGTGGAGGCCGCCGGCCCAGTGGACATTCTGGTCAGCAACGCAGGCGGCCCGCCCCCCGCCCGGCCCAGCGAGGTGGACGAGGCCGCCTGGACGCAGGGCTTCCAGACCACCTTTCTCAGCACCGCGCGCCTGGCCACCGCCGTGCTGCCCGGTATGCGGGACCGGCGCTGGGGCCGCATTATCGCCATCACCAGTCTGACGGTGGGGCGCCCGGCCCTGACCCTGCCGGTCAGCAACGCCATGCGCGCCGCAGTCACCAACCACCTGAAGACCCTGGCGCTGGAGGTCGCCGCCGACGGCGTGACCTGTAACACGGTGGCCCCCGGCTACACCGCCACCGAGCGCCTGCGCGCCCTGCACCGCGACCCAGCCGACGCCGAGGCGCTGGCGACGCGCATTCCGGCCCGCCGCTTTGGCGAGGCCAACGAGGTGGCGGCGGCCGTGGCGTTTCTGGCCACCAAAGAAGCGGCGTACATCACCGGCCAGGAACTGCTGGTGGACGGCGGCTGGAGCATCTGACCCGTCCCACAAGCTGCAAAAGACCCCGCTTCAGGCCGGACGGGCCGCGCGTGGCGGACATTCACCGTCCTTTGATCAACGCCGATTAAGGTTTGATAGGTGAGCTGAGGTCAATCTGCCGGCCCACCAATCGCATACCTTCAAGGCAGAGAGACGGCCGCGTAGAGTGCGGCCCCGCCTTCCTAAGGAGACACGAACATGGGACCCCTCGAAATTATCCTGATTGTTGTTGTGATTGCGCTGGTGTTTGGCGCCCGCAAGCTGCCCGAACTGGGCAAGGGCCTGGGCCAGGGCATCAAGGAATTTAAGCGTGAAACCCACCAGCCCGTCACCCCCGTGACCGATGTGCCCTCGCGTCAGCTGGACCCGGTGACCGGCGCCCCGGTGGTCACCCCCGCCGAGCCGGTCGCGGAGCGCCGCAGCTGAGGAGGGCCACATGACCCACGGCACGGACCCCATCTCGGCCCTGAAAAGTGCGCCGCTGTTTGACCACCTGGACGAACTCAGAAAGCGCATCGTCATCAGCCTGGTGTTTCTGGCGCTGGGGCTGGTGGTGGCCTTTCAGTTTCGCGTGCAGCTGATCGAACTCCTCAAGGTGCCGCTGACCTATTCCACGCAGTACGCCGCCGGCACCGTCAAGCTGGTCACGCTGCAACTGACTGAACAGCTCATGCTCAGCCTGAACATCTCGTTCTGGGCGGGCCTGGGGCTGGCGCTGCCGTTCATTCTGGGACAGGTCTGGGGCTTTATCGCGCCGGGGCTGTACGCCCATGAGCGCCGCTGGGCGCTGCCCTTTGTGCTGGGGGCTGGCCTGTCGTTTCTGGGCGGCGTGCTGTTTGGGTACAAACTGGTGCTGCCGACCATGGTGCCGTTCCTGGCCGACTTTATGGCCGGGGCGGTCGAAGGCACGTTCAGCCTGGGCAATTACATCGGCATGATCACCACGTTTCTGGTGGCTTTCGGCCTGTCGTTCGAGATGCCGATTCTGGCGGTCATTCTGACCCGAATTGGCATTGTGAACCATGTGCTGCTGCGAAAAGGCTGGCGGATAGCGCTGGTGGCCATCATGGCGGCGGCGGCCATCATCACGCCCACGCCGGACCCCATGAACATGCTGCTGGTGGCCGTGCCTCTGTACGTGCTGTACGAACTGGGCGTGCTGCTCTCGCGCGTCTTCCGCCTGCCCCCGCCCGAGGAAACCCCCGCGCTGGGCCTCTGACCACCCCGCTTTTTCTGGCCTATCTCTTGCAGACAGGCCGGTTTTTTTTGGCCGGAAGCCCTACACTACGAAGCACCTATGGATCCAGTGTTCTTGCAGATTGGCAGTTTCACGATTGCCTGGTACGGCGTGCTGATTACGCTTGGCATTGTCGCGGGCGTATGGGTTGGCACGAAGATGGCGCGCGAGCGCGGCCTGAATGTGGACCTGTTTAACGACATGATCTTGTGGATGATTGTCTGGGGTCTGGTCGGCGCCCGGCTGGTCTTTGTGGCGACCTCGTGGCACCAGTTTGAGAACATTCCCTTTCCGCGCGTGCTGCTGGATATCGTCAACCTCCGCCAGGGCGGCATCTCAATTCACGGCGGCCTGATTGGCGGCATTCTGGTCATGCTGTATTACGCCCGCCGCAAGGGCATGGACTTTTACCGCTACGCCGACCTATGCGTGCCCGGCGTCGCCTTTGGCATCATCGGCGGACGTATCGGCAACATCATGAACGGAACCGATACGGTGGGGCGCGTCACCGGCTGGCCGGTCGGCTTCCGCTGGCCCGACGGCGCCCGCGCCTTTCACGACGGCATGTGTATCAAGAATGCCAACCCCGACATGGACCTCTCGCAGTACTGCCAGGAGATCGGCGGGCAACTGGTCATGACGGCCCCCGTTCACTTCACGCAGCTGTACGGCGTGATTATCGGCATCATTCTGTCGGTGGCGGCGTTCTTCTGGCTGCGCTCGCGCATTCCGGGCTGGGCGTTCTGGCAGTTCTGGCTGTGGTACTCGCTGCTGCGCGCCGGCTGGGAAGAGACCTTCCGCCTCAACCCCCTGTCGCCCAAGGCCTACCTAAATCAGGGCCTGGACGCCCCCGGCATCGGCCTATTCACCGACACGCACCTGATCAGCATTCCGCTGATTCTGGTCAGCATCTGGATGCTGGTGCGCCTGCGTCAGAAAAAGGCCGAGGTGACGGCCCCTACGCCCGCCACCGAAGCGCCCAGCGTTTAAAGGTCCGAATTCCTCGTGGCTCCTCAGGGAGCCATTTTTTTGTGCCGCAGTCTCGGCGCAGGGACTCGTTGTGCTGGATGCAGAAGGCGTGGGGGTGGCCCCTCACGGCCTCTGGGTTCTATTCAGACTGGTACAGTAACCGCCGTATGAGTGAGACAAATCGTCCCCTGGACGTGGTGATTCTGGCGGCGGGGCAGGGCACCCGCATGAAGTCCGCCTTGCCCAAGGTGCTGCATCCAGTGGCGGGCCGCCCGATGGTGGCCTGGGCGGTCAAGGCCGCGCAGGACCTTGGTGCGCGCCAGGTGATCGTGGTGACCGGTCACGGCGCTGACCAAGTTGAGGCGGCGCTGCAAGCCCCTGGGGTGGCTTTTGCCCGTCAGGAGCAGCAACTGGGCACTGGTCACGCTTTCCTGAAAGGGCTGGACGCCCTGCAGCGTCACGGCGACGCCGACGTGCTGGTGCTGTACGGCGATACGCCGCTGCTGCGGGCACAGACTCTGCGCGACTTGCTGGCCGACCACCGTGAGCGGGGCAGCGCCTTTACTGTCCTGACCGGCGAACTGCCCGACGCCACCGGCTACGGGCGCATCCTGCGGGATGAGGACGGTGCAGTGGAGCGCATCGTAGAGCAGAAAGACGCCACCCCCGAGCAGCGCGCCGTGCGCGAGTTCAACTCGGGCGTGTACCTCATGGACGGGCGCGCGCGCGACCTGGCCGGGCGCATCACCAACGAGAACGCGGGCGGCGAGTATTACCTGACCGACCTGCTGGGGCTGTACCGCGAGCAGGGTGCGGCCGTCCAGGCCTTCAAATTGGCCGACCCCGACGAGGTGATGGGGGCCAATGACCGCGTGGGTCTGGCCGACGCCCAGCGCGTCCTGCGCGCCCGCCTGACCGAGCACCACATGCGCGCGGGCGTGACCATTCCCATGCCCGAGACGGTCTTTATAGAGGACACCGTGCAAATTGACCGCGACGTGACGCTGGAACCCGGCGTCATCGTGCGCGGTCAGACCCGGATTGCCAGCGGCGTGACGGTAGGCGCCTACAGCGTCCTGACCGACAGTGTGCTGGCTGAAGGCGTCACCATTAAGCCGCACAGTGTGCTGGAAGGCGCGCAGGTGGGGACTGGCAGCGACGTGGGCCCGTTTGCCCGGCTGCGGGCGGGCACGGTGCTGGCAGAGGGCGTGCACATCGGCAACTTCGTGGAAACCAAGAATGCCCAGCTGGCCGCTGGCGTCAAAGCGGGGCATCTGGCTTACCTGGGCGACGTGAGCATCGGCCAGGAAACCAACGTGGGCGCCGGGACCATCGTGGCCAACTTTGACGGCGTGAACAAGCACCGCACGCAGGTGGGCGCGGGTGTGTTTATCGGCAGCAACTCCACCCTGATTGCGCCGCGCATGGTGGGCGACGCCGCCTTCATTGCGGCGGGCAGCGCCGTTCACGATGATGTCCCCGAAGGCGCCCTGGCGGTCGCACGCGGCAAACAGCGCACGCTGGAGGGCTGGTCACGCCGTTACTGGTCGGGCCTGCGTGACAAGGTGCAGGTGAAGTTGCCGTGGCTGGCGGGCTGGCTGGAGCGGGAAAGCAGAGAGTAAAAGGGGAGATCGGCAAGGCAGCTGACCTCTAGCCTTTGATAGAAACTGATGAAAGGGCGGCCTGAGCGAGTGCTCTGGGCCGCCCTTGCCAATGATTCAGCAGTCGAATGGGGAGCGACCCGCAGGTGCCAATATTTCCTGCTCTCTCAAGAGGCTGGCACTTCTTTTGCATGTGCTGACAGGCTGGGGTCTTCGACTCGCCGCATCACCGGGTTCAGCAGTTGCAGGGCGGCCACAGCGGCCAGCAAGAGCCCGGCCACGATGGCCACGCCCCCCGGCGCGTAGCGGGCGGCCAGGACGCCGGCCAGAGCGGTGCTGGCAGGCGAGGTGAACTGGGCAATCAGGCGGCGCACGGAAAACACGCGGCCCTGCATTTCGGGCGGCACCTGCGACTGCCAGATGCTCTGCGAGTGGGCGTTCATGGTGGGCAGGGTCAGACCCATGACAAACAGCGCGGCAGCGGCGCCCAGCACGGTCGCACTGGCCCCAAAAGCGGCGAAGGCCAGGCCCGACACCACCATCGGAATCAGCACGCCCAGCACCCGCTGGTGCTTCAGGCCGCCCCAGGTGCTGATCAGCAGGCCGCCCAGTAGGCCCCCCACGCTCTGGGTAACCGCCAGGGTCGCCAGAGCGGCTTGTAGCGTGCCGCCGCGCGCCTGCCAGTCGGCGGCGAGTCCAAACTTGACGATCAGCGGCTCCAGCACGCCCAGGTTGCTGGTGCACAGGTTGGCGACGGCAAACGTCAGCAGCAGCGCCAGCAGTGGCCGCCGCGATCCGATAAACACCCAGCCAAAGCGCATGTCCTGGGCCAGCGTGGGCCGCGTGTCGGCCGGTTGCGGTGCGGGGGAGGGCACCGACAGCCGCCAGAGGACTGCGGCGGCCAGCACGAACGTCAGGCCGTCCACGGCGTAGGCAAACGGCACGCCGTCATTCAGCCCGCTTAGCCACGCCGGGGCCGCGCCTGTGTCGCGCAGCAGGGCCGGTACCCCAATCAGCAGGGCCGCCGCCGCTGGCCCCACCAGGCCCGCCAGGCTCCAGACCGTCTGCATCAGTCCGTTGGCGCGGGGCAGGCGGTCGCGGGGCACCAGCGAGGTGTAACTGGCATCAAACGCCGAGCCGTGAAAGGTGGACACCAGGCCCATCAGTGCCGAGAGCGCCACCAGTCCCCACAGCGGGGCGGCAGGCAGCAGCAGCAGCCCCAGCAGCGCAAAGGTCAGGGCGGCCCCGGCCAGGTCGCAGGCCAGCATGATGCGGCGCCGGTCATGGCGGTCGGTCCACGCCCCGGCCAGCGGCGCCGTCAGGGTGGCCGCCAGCGTCCAGGCCAGCGCGGTGAGCGAGAGGGCCGCCGCCAGCTGCGGTTTTTGCTCGGCCAGGGGAAAGCGCGTCTGCGTCAGGTAGATGTTGAAGGCAAAACCGGCGATGGCCGACCCAATCACGCTCATCGCCTGCGACCCCCACAGCCACAAGAAGGTACGCCAGCCGTCCGGCGGCTGCAAGGAGGAGGCTGGGTTGGTCATGACCCCCAGCGTAGTCCGGTGCGCGGCCTCCCCACGATAAGCACAATGGCGGGGCCATCTGCCCTACCCCTAGCCTGAAGCATGCTGCGCCCAATCCTGTCTCTGCCGGTCACGGCCCTGCTGACGCGCGCCATGTTTCCCAACCCGGTGCGGGTGCAGGCTGAACTGGAGGCCTACCGCACCGATCCAGCACGCCAGGTCTGGGTGTGGGAGGCCCAGGGCCAGCCCGCCAGTGCCGCTGGGTTACGGATAGAGGGAAGGCACGCCACCCTCCTGCATATCGCCACCGCGCCCGGTCAAGAGCGGCAGGGGTACGGCGGCGCGCTGCT includes:
- the mqnB gene encoding futalosine hydrolase: MNVLIVVATAGEAERLRDLEAGPGARVVVSGVGPVAAALATARALTQTPADLVVSAGIGGAYPGSGLVPGDLAVASVIVQADLGAWDGETFLPLDALGLSVQPDRTQGAVFPVWPGAVEAARVAGAACGPALTLCSVTGSHEGARALAERWPGALTEGMEGAGVAHAALLAGVPALEVRGVSNPVGPRDRAVWRLPEALAATRRGLEAVLSVAQQWPAEPQRPD
- a CDS encoding SDR family oxidoreductase yields the protein MTLFRLDGKRALVTGGSKGIGLAAAHDLARLGAHVTLAARGEEALRRAADALGARCVVADVSTLEGVQAAVEAAGPVDILVSNAGGPPPARPSEVDEAAWTQGFQTTFLSTARLATAVLPGMRDRRWGRIIAITSLTVGRPALTLPVSNAMRAAVTNHLKTLALEVAADGVTCNTVAPGYTATERLRALHRDPADAEALATRIPARRFGEANEVAAAVAFLATKEAAYITGQELLVDGGWSI
- a CDS encoding twin-arginine translocase TatA/TatE family subunit, whose protein sequence is MGPLEIILIVVVIALVFGARKLPELGKGLGQGIKEFKRETHQPVTPVTDVPSRQLDPVTGAPVVTPAEPVAERRS
- the tatC gene encoding twin-arginine translocase subunit TatC, encoding MTHGTDPISALKSAPLFDHLDELRKRIVISLVFLALGLVVAFQFRVQLIELLKVPLTYSTQYAAGTVKLVTLQLTEQLMLSLNISFWAGLGLALPFILGQVWGFIAPGLYAHERRWALPFVLGAGLSFLGGVLFGYKLVLPTMVPFLADFMAGAVEGTFSLGNYIGMITTFLVAFGLSFEMPILAVILTRIGIVNHVLLRKGWRIALVAIMAAAAIITPTPDPMNMLLVAVPLYVLYELGVLLSRVFRLPPPEETPALGL
- a CDS encoding prolipoprotein diacylglyceryl transferase, with the protein product MDPVFLQIGSFTIAWYGVLITLGIVAGVWVGTKMARERGLNVDLFNDMILWMIVWGLVGARLVFVATSWHQFENIPFPRVLLDIVNLRQGGISIHGGLIGGILVMLYYARRKGMDFYRYADLCVPGVAFGIIGGRIGNIMNGTDTVGRVTGWPVGFRWPDGARAFHDGMCIKNANPDMDLSQYCQEIGGQLVMTAPVHFTQLYGVIIGIILSVAAFFWLRSRIPGWAFWQFWLWYSLLRAGWEETFRLNPLSPKAYLNQGLDAPGIGLFTDTHLISIPLILVSIWMLVRLRQKKAEVTAPTPATEAPSV
- the glmU gene encoding bifunctional UDP-N-acetylglucosamine diphosphorylase/glucosamine-1-phosphate N-acetyltransferase GlmU, which produces MSETNRPLDVVILAAGQGTRMKSALPKVLHPVAGRPMVAWAVKAAQDLGARQVIVVTGHGADQVEAALQAPGVAFARQEQQLGTGHAFLKGLDALQRHGDADVLVLYGDTPLLRAQTLRDLLADHRERGSAFTVLTGELPDATGYGRILRDEDGAVERIVEQKDATPEQRAVREFNSGVYLMDGRARDLAGRITNENAGGEYYLTDLLGLYREQGAAVQAFKLADPDEVMGANDRVGLADAQRVLRARLTEHHMRAGVTIPMPETVFIEDTVQIDRDVTLEPGVIVRGQTRIASGVTVGAYSVLTDSVLAEGVTIKPHSVLEGAQVGTGSDVGPFARLRAGTVLAEGVHIGNFVETKNAQLAAGVKAGHLAYLGDVSIGQETNVGAGTIVANFDGVNKHRTQVGAGVFIGSNSTLIAPRMVGDAAFIAAGSAVHDDVPEGALAVARGKQRTLEGWSRRYWSGLRDKVQVKLPWLAGWLERESRE
- a CDS encoding MFS transporter, with product MTNPASSLQPPDGWRTFLWLWGSQAMSVIGSAIAGFAFNIYLTQTRFPLAEQKPQLAAALSLTALAWTLAATLTAPLAGAWTDRHDRRRIMLACDLAGAALTFALLGLLLLPAAPLWGLVALSALMGLVSTFHGSAFDASYTSLVPRDRLPRANGLMQTVWSLAGLVGPAAAALLIGVPALLRDTGAAPAWLSGLNDGVPFAYAVDGLTFVLAAAVLWRLSVPSPAPQPADTRPTLAQDMRFGWVFIGSRRPLLALLLTFAVANLCTSNLGVLEPLIVKFGLAADWQARGGTLQAALATLAVTQSVGGLLGGLLISTWGGLKHQRVLGVLIPMVVSGLAFAAFGASATVLGAAAALFVMGLTLPTMNAHSQSIWQSQVPPEMQGRVFSVRRLIAQFTSPASTALAGVLAARYAPGGVAIVAGLLLAAVAALQLLNPVMRRVEDPSLSAHAKEVPAS
- a CDS encoding GNAT family N-acetyltransferase, with product MLRPILSLPVTALLTRAMFPNPVRVQAELEAYRTDPARQVWVWEAQGQPASAAGLRIEGRHATLLHIATAPGQERQGYGGALLRAVTGHLDLLTLSAETDDSAADFYRRCGLTVQEVPSPWVGRRYRCEWRATPS